CGCCGCTCACGCGGGCGTTGCAGAGCATTCCCGCGCCGCTGGCGGCCGCGCTGAACGCTGCGATTCTGCTGCCGTTCGGGTTCCGGGCCTTGCAGGCGTTCGGGACGGCTCCGGCGCTGGTGGGGGCGATGATCGCCGCGTACTTCGCGTTGCGGGCGGTCGCGCCGCGCTGGGCGGTGGCGGGCGTGCTTCTGACCGGGGTGGTGGCCAGCGGCGCACTGAACCTGTGGGACCCGCAGCCGGTGGCGCTGGCCCTGACCCGCCCGGAGTTCGTGGTGCCGCAGTTCAGTCTGCACGCCACCCTGAACCTCGCGCTGCCGCTGACGCTGCTGGCGTTCACGGGGCAGTTCGTGCCGGGGTTCGGGGTCCTGAAGACCAGCGGGTACGAGCCGGCGCCGGGGCCGATCCTGCGGGCCTGCGGGACGGCCAGCGTCGCGGCGGCCTTCGCAGGGTGCCACAACCTGACGCTGGGCGCCCTGCTGGCGAACATCGTGACTGGCCCCGAGGCGCACCCCGACGCGCGCAAACGCTACACCGCTGCCGTGTGGGCGGGTGTGTTCAACATCATCGTGGCGTTGTTCGCGGGGACGGTGCTGCACCTGATGGGCATCCTGCCCGCCCAGGCCATCGCGGCGCTGGCCGGGCTGGCGTTGCTGGCCGCGATGGGCAGCAGTCTCCAGGCGGCGTTTCAGGGTTCGGCGGCCGGGAGTCTCGCGGCGCCCGTGGTGTTGCTGGTGGCCCTGAGCGGCATCAGTCCGCTGGGCATCGGCGCGGCCTTCTGGGGCATTCTGGCCGGACTGGCCGTGTACGTGATCGAGCGGCGCCGCGCCGTTCCCGCGCTCCGCTGAAAACAGAACCCGCCCCGCCCACTTGACAGCAGGCTGAAAGACCGGTATAGTCTCCTTCTGGTCTGAAAGGATCGTGCAGTGCAGTCCACGTTGTACACGAATGCACTTGAGGGAGGCGCCCACCTCTAGGAGTCACAAAAACACGGGCGCGCGAACAGCGGCAGAGGCCGGTCATACCGGCCCCCCTGATCCCCCAGAAAGCCACCCACGCGGTGGCTTTCCTCATTCCAGCCTGTGGGGCAGGCCCACCCGCCAAGCCAGCACGCCGGGCAGTACGTCCCCCCTGGTCGTCTCCACCGTCAGGCACGGCGCGTCGCCGAGATCCAGTGGTGTCCAGCAGCAGTGCGCTGGCAGGGCCGCGTACTCCATCGGCAGATCGATGCCCGGCCGCCGTCCCGACGCCACCCGCACGTCGTGCCGCGCCTGGAGGACGTCCACGGGCGCGTGGCAGAACACCTGCGCGACCCTCGCTCCGTGGGCCGCTGCCAGGGTCAGGATGTGCTGCTCGCTCACGCCCCGGTAGAAATGCGTTTCCAGCAGCGTGTCTGCCCCCGCCGCCAGCGTCACGCCCGCTACGTGCCACATCAGGTCGAAGCTCAGCGGTCCCGACACGGCGCGCTCCAGCCCTGGCAGACGGGCCAGCAGCAGCGCCTTGTACTCGTCCTTCGTCACGAACGGCACACTCAGCGCCCCGGCCAGTTGCGCTCCCAGCATGGATTTTCCGGAAGCAGGCATGCCCGACACGATCAGGAGCAGTGTCATGCGTGCCACGCTACCGTGTGCGCCGGGCCGCCGCATCCGGTTGTGGGACGATTCAGCGCCAGCCGAGACCGGGGGCGACGTGCGTGAGGATGCTCTCGATCAGGTGCGCGTTGTGGTCCACGCCCAGCTGGTTCGGGATGGTCAGCAGGAGGGTGTCGGCCTCGGCGATGGCCTCGTCCTGTCGCAGCTGCTCGATCAGGCGGTCGGGTTCGTCGGCGTAACTGCGGCCGAACACGGCGCGGTACTGGTCGATCACCCCGAACTGGTCCTGCCCGCCCTGCCGTCCGAAGTACGTACGGTCCTGGTCGTTCACGATTGCGAAGATGCTGCGGCTGACGGACACGCGCCCCTCGCGGGTGTGCCCGGCTTCCTTCCACGCGTTGCGGTACGCGCGGATCTGCTCGGCCTG
The DNA window shown above is from Deinococcus sp. LM3 and carries:
- a CDS encoding AAA family ATPase, translating into MTLLLIVSGMPASGKSMLGAQLAGALSVPFVTKDEYKALLLARLPGLERAVSGPLSFDLMWHVAGVTLAAGADTLLETHFYRGVSEQHILTLAAAHGARVAQVFCHAPVDVLQARHDVRVASGRRPGIDLPMEYAALPAHCCWTPLDLGDAPCLTVETTRGDVLPGVLAWRVGLPHRLE
- a CDS encoding benzoate/H(+) symporter BenE family transporter produces the protein MTTLPAASTPPSFWRDSHPSAVLAGLITMVIGWAGPNVLIHAVAQAAGLSDGQAMSWLWAHALLAGLTGIILSLRTRVPVLVTWSTPGIAFLVTALPGIPFPEAVGAFLTSGLLVLGLGLFPPLTRALQSIPAPLAAALNAAILLPFGFRALQAFGTAPALVGAMIAAYFALRAVAPRWAVAGVLLTGVVASGALNLWDPQPVALALTRPEFVVPQFSLHATLNLALPLTLLAFTGQFVPGFGVLKTSGYEPAPGPILRACGTASVAAAFAGCHNLTLGALLANIVTGPEAHPDARKRYTAAVWAGVFNIIVALFAGTVLHLMGILPAQAIAALAGLALLAAMGSSLQAAFQGSAAGSLAAPVVLLVALSGISPLGIGAAFWGILAGLAVYVIERRRAVPALR